Genomic segment of Bubalus kerabau isolate K-KA32 ecotype Philippines breed swamp buffalo chromosome 6, PCC_UOA_SB_1v2, whole genome shotgun sequence:
CTGCCTCCCCAACCTACGTCAGGAGCAGCTCTGCCTGTGGagacaagaaaacaaaaggaggatGGCAGGGCCCTGACTGATCAACCTTACCCTGGTCGGGGCTGGGCGAGGGAGAGATATCCTCGGGGGGAAAAGACCAGGTCCCTTTCCTCTCCTGCCAAGAGGTTAATAACCAGGAGgacacccctcctccccccaggGCTGCTCCGAGGTCAATTTCACTGTCAAAGCAGTGGATCTTGTCCATCAGAGGGCCTTGCTCCTGAATGTTGGACATGAGGATGAGGCTGGAATGGGGCCTGGTACAGAGCTCAGCAGATGCCTATAGAATGGACTCCAAAACCTAGGTTTCCATCTCCTGTCCCTTCTGCCTTCCCGCACTGGCCTTCTGCACGTCTGGACCAGAGGCCAGGGTGCTAGCCAGCAAAGGGTTAAGTTTCCAGGACTTCTGGACAGACTTCCCAGAGGTCCGGGACTGAGGTAGGTAAGTGGGGGCGAGGTGGGTGGAGAGAAGGATGTGTTGGGAAACTGGTAAGGACGTGGTCACTGCCCCTCCTCCTCACCCAAACCGCAGACGCCGTGGCAGCCGGAAAATCAGAGCGCTGCAGACCAAGAGTGCAGTTGAGCAACATGGCCCTGGGGGTGAGCCCCATGCTAGAGATGGGAGCAGGCTTCAGCGTAGGGGGCGGCGCAGAGCCCACCTCAGAAGTGAGACAGTTCTTACTGAACACACATGTATATTCAGGGCTCTAGTTCCCACGTTCGACTGCAGTGTGACTAAAATCCATTTTCTGCTTCAAAACCTCAGAGAATTGGAATTGGAAGCTCTGCCCCTGGGCCCCAGTCCCGTGGCCACAGGCGCGGTGCCATCTGGGGTTCTGGGAAGGCTGGTGTGGACAACAGTGGGTGTGGAGGGAAGCCTTTCGCCCAACCTCCCTAAGTGCCTCCCCAGGCGCCTCCTGATGAAGTCTGTAACTAGAGAAGCCCCTCTGCCTTAGCCTGGGAGCCTATCCAAGGCCCTAATGTGGCTTAAGGAGTGGCTATGTGGCGGAGGAGAAAATGGACGATCATGGGGAGAAATCTGATCCAAGGGCTACCCCAAACACACACAGCCGAGGAGCAGTGGATTTTCCTTTTAATGCAAAAGTCTGCAGTACAGAATGAGTCCCATCCTCTAGGGCACtgaagggaaagggagagagggcagAGCTAAAAGTCTCCTCCTCACCCTCTCTCCCCTGACTCCCACTGAGGCCAGAAATATTCTGTTGCCTGATCATTGGGGTTGCCCCCATATATTTAAGGGTCAGAGCTGGGTCGTCTTTCACTGGCTTGTAATTTGTTTACATGGGGCAGCAGAGGAGTGAACATTTGGGGCTTGCTTTCTTTTAGCTTGGAAAGGATTCCTTAAGATCTGGAGTCCCATGTGAAATGCATGGGGCCGGGAGAATTTAGCTTCCATGGATTAAAAACACGAGATTTGAATCACAACTTGCCCACATCTGGAGAATGAAGAGCAGGAAACTTAGGATATAAATGTATGGAGgtgaaagaaattcaaaaaaataagaccaGCTCCCTCaaacttcttcctctttctttctcatctCCAGCTTATAGACAATCTGGTAGCCATCATCCCAGGCGTAGAGCTGGCGCTCACGGGGGTTATAGCGCAGGCTGGCATGGGCACCATATCGGCGGGGGAAATAAGGGAGTGCTGCCCTTTCAGGGGTCAGGGTGCCGCTGGCGTCAAAGGAGCACTGGATGCGGGCACGGCTGGCGGGGCGGGTATTATAGACAACGTAGAGGGTCCCACAGATGACAAAGGCGGCCTCGGCATTCTCGCGGGGACACGGGGTATCCCACTGCTGCTCTGTGTCCAGTGTCTGTGGGTCTAACTTGGCCAGACACAAGTGCCTGTCATCCTCCCGCGTGGCATAGACAGCCCAAAGGCCCTCCTCGTCAGCCGCCAGGTCTATGTATGTGTCTGCCGTCAGCCCATATGGGGGGATCAAGCCCTCTGCTGGGAACACTGAACTGTCCACCACTGTCCGGTTTGCCAGGTGGAACTTTATGAGCTGCAAAGTGTTCTGCAACTCACCACCCCCTCCAGGCCCTCCGGGGGGCCTCCGGGCATAATACAGAAAGCCACCATACACCAGCTGGCCCGTGCCTACCCAGGGGAAGGGCACCCGGACCCGGGAAGCCTTCCGGGCGGCCATGGCAAGGGTGAAGTCACGCAGTCTTGGGAAGACAAAGGCTGTGTCATTCTGGGTCCCATCTAACACGTAGATCTTCTCTGCTGGGCCCAGTGGATCCTTTGTCCATAGACCGGCTGGGCCACCAAACCGCTTCAGGATCTTCATTGATCTCACCTGAGAGATTGTGTAGCCACAGTCTCGCgggaaaggagaaaaacacaGGACAAGGAAATACAGGCAAGTGTTAGATGCTCACTGCAGGAACCTCCCTGGGTGGGCAGTTTGGACAAGAGCGGGCATTTGCCCAGTGAATATCTCTACTCTATGGAAGATTGGGAGAAAGGGCACCAGAGGCCTGGGTCCCCAGAAACTCTCCTTAATGAACCTGATATTACAGAGATTTCCCTAAAAGAGACTCCAGAAGATAGAGCCAAATAGACTGGGATAAGGAGAAAAAAGGGAAACACTCAAGGAAGAACACAGGGGTCTGTTTCAGACTGCTTACCTGTTATCATATCGTACTTCTCATTTCTTCTGCCCTTGCCTTTGGTCCCAGGGCCTCCGGTCACCTTCTCATCAACCTCTACACATGGCAGGGCTGGATTCTGGGTCTCTAGGTAGTCCACCTCCCGCTCCAGACGGTCTACTCTCCCAGAGATGGTGTCAGCTTCAGTTCTGAGCGCCTCCCGTTCCTTCTCGGCCACCTCTAACAGCGGCAGCATCTTGTTCTTGAAGTCCCGCAGCTCAGCAGCATGCCGACTACTCTGGTCCTGGCACTGGGCCAGCCGTTCCTGAAGGGATGGGGCAGCAGGAAGGAGGGCTGCAGGGTCACAACTCCCAGGCAGGAAGAGGCCCGAGCAGGGAGTCGGGAATGGAAAAAGGCACAAACTCAGCCAGTCATCAGCATTCCCCGCAATCCccacagaaaggaaacaaaatgttCAAGACGCTAAATGTGCAAAGAGCTGGGCTAAGACCCACACAGGCCCCTATCCTGACTTTGCATCCTCTGGCCTGCTCTCTGTGAGCAGTGCCACCGAATCATCTGAGCCTCTAGGGCAATCTAAGTGCATGAGGGTGAGAAGGGATCTCTGCTCCATTATGCTATCCCCCTCTTAGGAATTAGGATGCTACAGGCTCCAAGCCATTAAATAGCAAGTTGCAGATTCTCTGAGAACTTCCAACTTTTAATAGAACCATCAGCTCCTCTTGAGATGGATAAATCCTTGCAATTCTAGCTCTCACTTCCACTCTGTTCCCTTATCCCATTTAATCCCAGGGGTGAAACACAGAGGTCTATTTGCTTTAGAACTGCACTATGAAtgtcggcttccctggtggctcagtggtaaagaattcagctgcaatgcaggagatgcagaagacttgggttcaatccctgggtccggaagatcccctagaggaggaaatgg
This window contains:
- the OLFML3 gene encoding olfactomedin-like protein 3, yielding MGPRTPLLILLLLSRLGPLQGQQHHLVEYMERRLAALEERLAQCQDQSSRHAAELRDFKNKMLPLLEVAEKEREALRTEADTISGRVDRLEREVDYLETQNPALPCVEVDEKVTGGPGTKGKGRRNEKYDMITDCGYTISQVRSMKILKRFGGPAGLWTKDPLGPAEKIYVLDGTQNDTAFVFPRLRDFTLAMAARKASRVRVPFPWVGTGQLVYGGFLYYARRPPGGPGGGGELQNTLQLIKFHLANRTVVDSSVFPAEGLIPPYGLTADTYIDLAADEEGLWAVYATREDDRHLCLAKLDPQTLDTEQQWDTPCPRENAEAAFVICGTLYVVYNTRPASRARIQCSFDASGTLTPERAALPYFPRRYGAHASLRYNPRERQLYAWDDGYQIVYKLEMRKKEEEV